The Anoplolepis gracilipes chromosome 14, ASM4749672v1, whole genome shotgun sequence genome includes a window with the following:
- the LOC140672901 gene encoding sodium-independent sulfate anion transporter isoform X4, with product MAKWYEKDKCADYVKRRLPVLSWLPQYRFTWILQDALAGFTVGLTAVPQGIAYGIVAGLNPEYGLYAAFMASFIYVIFGSCENITIGPTAIMATMVQPLVIKYGADMAILITFLKGCIITLLGIFHLGFLLNFVSLPVITGFTSAAAINIASSQFKSLLGIPGRAENFLDSLIVIFKNVNQIRYQDTLLGIATIIVLVLLKNIPGRRTGTIFQKIGWFFALSRNALVVIIGTVVAYIFYINKQNPFNLTGSIGQGLPPFNPPPFSTTFQNRTYDFLEMTTAMGMTLFTIPIVSTIEHMAIAKAFGKGKSLDATQEMIALGVCNIFGSFVRSMPVTGSFTRTAVNHASGVKTPLGGIFTGGLVLLAVSLLASTFRFIPKATLAGLIICAMYYMLDFPTYALLWRARKIDFFVMVLTLLPCVFLGLEYGILIGIVINLMALLYYSARPSIEMKIEQIEGETVIIVIPEEAIAFPAAERLRANIMKLSRESECNVILDCKNLKRIDVTVAKNIKLLAMDLSVRGQTIVCSNCCESVDAILKIVAPDLLNVNKDKANHH from the exons A TGGCCAAATGGTACGAGAAAGATAAATGCGCCGATTACGTTAAACGAAGATTGCCGGTTCTCAGTTGGCTGCCGCAATATCGATTCACGTGGATCTTACAGGATGCACTGGCCGGCTTCACGGTCGGCCTTACCGCCGTGCCGCAAGGCATCGCTTACGGTATCGTCGCCGGTTTAAATCCTGAG tatgGACTGTATGCAGCATTTATGGCATCAttcatatatgttatttttggTTCTTGCGAAAACATCACTATTGGTCCAACAGCCATTATGGCTACCATGGTTCAACCgttagttataaaatatggtGCTGACATGGCTATATTAATCACTTTTCTAAAAGGATGTATTATTACGCTTTTAGGAATTTTTCACTTAG GATTTTTACTGAATTTCGTATCACTTCCGGTGATTACTGGCTTTACTTCAGCCGCGGCGATCAACATAGCATCCTCGCAATTTAAGTCACTTTTGGGTATTCCTGGTAGAGCTGAGAATTTTTTGGACTCTTTGATAGTGATCTTCAAGAACGTCAATCAGATTCGATATCAAGATACTTTGTTGGGCATTGCAACAATCATTGTCTTAGTTTTGCTCAag AATATACCAGGACGGCGTACAggaacaatttttcaaaaaataggATGGTTTTTTGCTTTGTCTCGCAATGCATTAGTCGTAATTATAGGCACCGTTGTagcgtatattttttacattaacaaACAAAATCCTTTTAATTTAACGG gttCGATTGGTCAAGGTTTACCACCGTTCAATCCTCCACCATTTTCTACAACATTTCAAAATCGTACATATGATTTTTTGGAAATGACTACAGCAATGGGAATGACACTGTTCACGATACCGATCGTATCGACTATCGAGCATATGGCCATTGCAAAAGCTTTTg GGAAGGGCAAATCTCTAGACGCCACACAAGAGATGATCGCCCTGGGAGTTTGCAATATTTTCGGATCGTTTGTCCGTTCGATGCCAGTTACAGGATCCTTCACGCGAACAGCTGTCAATCATGCATCAGGCGTCAAAACCCCATTGGGGGGAATATTTACAG GCGGCTTAGTGTTGCTCGCAGTTAGTCTATTGGCTTCTACCTTCCGCTTTATACCAAAAGCGACTCTGGCTGGTCTCATCATATGTGCCATGTATTACATGCTTGATTTTCCGACGTACGCTTTACTGTGGCGTGCCAGAA AGATTGATTTCTTTGTGATGGTGCTGACACTACTCCCATGTGTTTTTCTTGGTTTGGAGTATGGTATCTTAATCGGCATAGTTATCAATCTTATGGCTTTACTATATTATTCAGCGCGACCTTCCATTGAGATGAAAATTGAACAG ATCGAGGGAGAAACCGTAATAATTGTCATACCCGAAGAAGCGATAGCCTTTCCAGCGGCAGAACGATTACGTGCTAACATAATGAAGCTTTCTAGAGAAAGTGAATGCAATGTGATACTTGATTGTAAGAACCTAAAGAGGATCGATGTTACGGTTGCTAAG AATATCAAGCTTCTAGCAATGGATCTTTCAGTACGTGGACAAACCATTGTTTGCAGTAATTGCTGCGAAAGTGTGGATGCCATTCTGAAGATCGTAGCGCCAGATTTATTAAACGTCAACAAAGATAAAGCTAATCATCACTGA
- the LOC140672901 gene encoding sodium-independent sulfate anion transporter isoform X2, whose protein sequence is MIKRRDSRPGWHPARAEQPWVAKWYEKDKCADYVKRRLPVLSWLPQYRFTWILQDALAGFTVGLTAVPQGIAYGIVAGLNPEYGLYAAFMASFIYVIFGSCENITIGPTAIMATMVQPLVIKYGADMAILITFLKGCIITLLGIFHLGFLLNFVSLPVITGFTSAAAINIASSQFKSLLGIPGRAENFLDSLIVIFKNVNQIRYQDTLLGIATIIVLVLLKNIPGRRTGTIFQKIGWFFALSRNALVVIIGTVVAYIFYINKQNPFNLTGSIGQGLPPFNPPPFSTTFQNRTYDFLEMTTAMGMTLFTIPIVSTIEHMAIAKAFGKGKSLDATQEMIALGVCNIFGSFVRSMPVTGSFTRTAVNHASGVKTPLGGIFTGGLVLLAVSLLASTFRFIPKATLAGLIICAMYYMLDFPTYALLWRARKIDFFVMVLTLLPCVFLGLEYGILIGIVINLMALLYYSARPSIEMKIEQIEGETVIIVIPEEAIAFPAAERLRANIMKLSRESECNVILDCKNLKRIDVTVAKNIKLLAMDLSVRGQTIVCSNCCESVDAILKIVAPDLLNVNKDKANHH, encoded by the exons TGGCCAAATGGTACGAGAAAGATAAATGCGCCGATTACGTTAAACGAAGATTGCCGGTTCTCAGTTGGCTGCCGCAATATCGATTCACGTGGATCTTACAGGATGCACTGGCCGGCTTCACGGTCGGCCTTACCGCCGTGCCGCAAGGCATCGCTTACGGTATCGTCGCCGGTTTAAATCCTGAG tatgGACTGTATGCAGCATTTATGGCATCAttcatatatgttatttttggTTCTTGCGAAAACATCACTATTGGTCCAACAGCCATTATGGCTACCATGGTTCAACCgttagttataaaatatggtGCTGACATGGCTATATTAATCACTTTTCTAAAAGGATGTATTATTACGCTTTTAGGAATTTTTCACTTAG GATTTTTACTGAATTTCGTATCACTTCCGGTGATTACTGGCTTTACTTCAGCCGCGGCGATCAACATAGCATCCTCGCAATTTAAGTCACTTTTGGGTATTCCTGGTAGAGCTGAGAATTTTTTGGACTCTTTGATAGTGATCTTCAAGAACGTCAATCAGATTCGATATCAAGATACTTTGTTGGGCATTGCAACAATCATTGTCTTAGTTTTGCTCAag AATATACCAGGACGGCGTACAggaacaatttttcaaaaaataggATGGTTTTTTGCTTTGTCTCGCAATGCATTAGTCGTAATTATAGGCACCGTTGTagcgtatattttttacattaacaaACAAAATCCTTTTAATTTAACGG gttCGATTGGTCAAGGTTTACCACCGTTCAATCCTCCACCATTTTCTACAACATTTCAAAATCGTACATATGATTTTTTGGAAATGACTACAGCAATGGGAATGACACTGTTCACGATACCGATCGTATCGACTATCGAGCATATGGCCATTGCAAAAGCTTTTg GGAAGGGCAAATCTCTAGACGCCACACAAGAGATGATCGCCCTGGGAGTTTGCAATATTTTCGGATCGTTTGTCCGTTCGATGCCAGTTACAGGATCCTTCACGCGAACAGCTGTCAATCATGCATCAGGCGTCAAAACCCCATTGGGGGGAATATTTACAG GCGGCTTAGTGTTGCTCGCAGTTAGTCTATTGGCTTCTACCTTCCGCTTTATACCAAAAGCGACTCTGGCTGGTCTCATCATATGTGCCATGTATTACATGCTTGATTTTCCGACGTACGCTTTACTGTGGCGTGCCAGAA AGATTGATTTCTTTGTGATGGTGCTGACACTACTCCCATGTGTTTTTCTTGGTTTGGAGTATGGTATCTTAATCGGCATAGTTATCAATCTTATGGCTTTACTATATTATTCAGCGCGACCTTCCATTGAGATGAAAATTGAACAG ATCGAGGGAGAAACCGTAATAATTGTCATACCCGAAGAAGCGATAGCCTTTCCAGCGGCAGAACGATTACGTGCTAACATAATGAAGCTTTCTAGAGAAAGTGAATGCAATGTGATACTTGATTGTAAGAACCTAAAGAGGATCGATGTTACGGTTGCTAAG AATATCAAGCTTCTAGCAATGGATCTTTCAGTACGTGGACAAACCATTGTTTGCAGTAATTGCTGCGAAAGTGTGGATGCCATTCTGAAGATCGTAGCGCCAGATTTATTAAACGTCAACAAAGATAAAGCTAATCATCACTGA
- the LOC140672901 gene encoding sodium-independent sulfate anion transporter isoform X1, with translation MDDSQITLGAHYHEDQDAGGIGKSVHKHVHLAKEVTQLPAVHQIIVAKWYEKDKCADYVKRRLPVLSWLPQYRFTWILQDALAGFTVGLTAVPQGIAYGIVAGLNPEYGLYAAFMASFIYVIFGSCENITIGPTAIMATMVQPLVIKYGADMAILITFLKGCIITLLGIFHLGFLLNFVSLPVITGFTSAAAINIASSQFKSLLGIPGRAENFLDSLIVIFKNVNQIRYQDTLLGIATIIVLVLLKNIPGRRTGTIFQKIGWFFALSRNALVVIIGTVVAYIFYINKQNPFNLTGSIGQGLPPFNPPPFSTTFQNRTYDFLEMTTAMGMTLFTIPIVSTIEHMAIAKAFGKGKSLDATQEMIALGVCNIFGSFVRSMPVTGSFTRTAVNHASGVKTPLGGIFTGGLVLLAVSLLASTFRFIPKATLAGLIICAMYYMLDFPTYALLWRARKIDFFVMVLTLLPCVFLGLEYGILIGIVINLMALLYYSARPSIEMKIEQIEGETVIIVIPEEAIAFPAAERLRANIMKLSRESECNVILDCKNLKRIDVTVAKNIKLLAMDLSVRGQTIVCSNCCESVDAILKIVAPDLLNVNKDKANHH, from the exons TGGCCAAATGGTACGAGAAAGATAAATGCGCCGATTACGTTAAACGAAGATTGCCGGTTCTCAGTTGGCTGCCGCAATATCGATTCACGTGGATCTTACAGGATGCACTGGCCGGCTTCACGGTCGGCCTTACCGCCGTGCCGCAAGGCATCGCTTACGGTATCGTCGCCGGTTTAAATCCTGAG tatgGACTGTATGCAGCATTTATGGCATCAttcatatatgttatttttggTTCTTGCGAAAACATCACTATTGGTCCAACAGCCATTATGGCTACCATGGTTCAACCgttagttataaaatatggtGCTGACATGGCTATATTAATCACTTTTCTAAAAGGATGTATTATTACGCTTTTAGGAATTTTTCACTTAG GATTTTTACTGAATTTCGTATCACTTCCGGTGATTACTGGCTTTACTTCAGCCGCGGCGATCAACATAGCATCCTCGCAATTTAAGTCACTTTTGGGTATTCCTGGTAGAGCTGAGAATTTTTTGGACTCTTTGATAGTGATCTTCAAGAACGTCAATCAGATTCGATATCAAGATACTTTGTTGGGCATTGCAACAATCATTGTCTTAGTTTTGCTCAag AATATACCAGGACGGCGTACAggaacaatttttcaaaaaataggATGGTTTTTTGCTTTGTCTCGCAATGCATTAGTCGTAATTATAGGCACCGTTGTagcgtatattttttacattaacaaACAAAATCCTTTTAATTTAACGG gttCGATTGGTCAAGGTTTACCACCGTTCAATCCTCCACCATTTTCTACAACATTTCAAAATCGTACATATGATTTTTTGGAAATGACTACAGCAATGGGAATGACACTGTTCACGATACCGATCGTATCGACTATCGAGCATATGGCCATTGCAAAAGCTTTTg GGAAGGGCAAATCTCTAGACGCCACACAAGAGATGATCGCCCTGGGAGTTTGCAATATTTTCGGATCGTTTGTCCGTTCGATGCCAGTTACAGGATCCTTCACGCGAACAGCTGTCAATCATGCATCAGGCGTCAAAACCCCATTGGGGGGAATATTTACAG GCGGCTTAGTGTTGCTCGCAGTTAGTCTATTGGCTTCTACCTTCCGCTTTATACCAAAAGCGACTCTGGCTGGTCTCATCATATGTGCCATGTATTACATGCTTGATTTTCCGACGTACGCTTTACTGTGGCGTGCCAGAA AGATTGATTTCTTTGTGATGGTGCTGACACTACTCCCATGTGTTTTTCTTGGTTTGGAGTATGGTATCTTAATCGGCATAGTTATCAATCTTATGGCTTTACTATATTATTCAGCGCGACCTTCCATTGAGATGAAAATTGAACAG ATCGAGGGAGAAACCGTAATAATTGTCATACCCGAAGAAGCGATAGCCTTTCCAGCGGCAGAACGATTACGTGCTAACATAATGAAGCTTTCTAGAGAAAGTGAATGCAATGTGATACTTGATTGTAAGAACCTAAAGAGGATCGATGTTACGGTTGCTAAG AATATCAAGCTTCTAGCAATGGATCTTTCAGTACGTGGACAAACCATTGTTTGCAGTAATTGCTGCGAAAGTGTGGATGCCATTCTGAAGATCGTAGCGCCAGATTTATTAAACGTCAACAAAGATAAAGCTAATCATCACTGA
- the LOC140672901 gene encoding sodium-independent sulfate anion transporter isoform X3, with the protein MPAKNITSLMAKWYEKDKCADYVKRRLPVLSWLPQYRFTWILQDALAGFTVGLTAVPQGIAYGIVAGLNPEYGLYAAFMASFIYVIFGSCENITIGPTAIMATMVQPLVIKYGADMAILITFLKGCIITLLGIFHLGFLLNFVSLPVITGFTSAAAINIASSQFKSLLGIPGRAENFLDSLIVIFKNVNQIRYQDTLLGIATIIVLVLLKNIPGRRTGTIFQKIGWFFALSRNALVVIIGTVVAYIFYINKQNPFNLTGSIGQGLPPFNPPPFSTTFQNRTYDFLEMTTAMGMTLFTIPIVSTIEHMAIAKAFGKGKSLDATQEMIALGVCNIFGSFVRSMPVTGSFTRTAVNHASGVKTPLGGIFTGGLVLLAVSLLASTFRFIPKATLAGLIICAMYYMLDFPTYALLWRARKIDFFVMVLTLLPCVFLGLEYGILIGIVINLMALLYYSARPSIEMKIEQIEGETVIIVIPEEAIAFPAAERLRANIMKLSRESECNVILDCKNLKRIDVTVAKNIKLLAMDLSVRGQTIVCSNCCESVDAILKIVAPDLLNVNKDKANHH; encoded by the exons TGGCCAAATGGTACGAGAAAGATAAATGCGCCGATTACGTTAAACGAAGATTGCCGGTTCTCAGTTGGCTGCCGCAATATCGATTCACGTGGATCTTACAGGATGCACTGGCCGGCTTCACGGTCGGCCTTACCGCCGTGCCGCAAGGCATCGCTTACGGTATCGTCGCCGGTTTAAATCCTGAG tatgGACTGTATGCAGCATTTATGGCATCAttcatatatgttatttttggTTCTTGCGAAAACATCACTATTGGTCCAACAGCCATTATGGCTACCATGGTTCAACCgttagttataaaatatggtGCTGACATGGCTATATTAATCACTTTTCTAAAAGGATGTATTATTACGCTTTTAGGAATTTTTCACTTAG GATTTTTACTGAATTTCGTATCACTTCCGGTGATTACTGGCTTTACTTCAGCCGCGGCGATCAACATAGCATCCTCGCAATTTAAGTCACTTTTGGGTATTCCTGGTAGAGCTGAGAATTTTTTGGACTCTTTGATAGTGATCTTCAAGAACGTCAATCAGATTCGATATCAAGATACTTTGTTGGGCATTGCAACAATCATTGTCTTAGTTTTGCTCAag AATATACCAGGACGGCGTACAggaacaatttttcaaaaaataggATGGTTTTTTGCTTTGTCTCGCAATGCATTAGTCGTAATTATAGGCACCGTTGTagcgtatattttttacattaacaaACAAAATCCTTTTAATTTAACGG gttCGATTGGTCAAGGTTTACCACCGTTCAATCCTCCACCATTTTCTACAACATTTCAAAATCGTACATATGATTTTTTGGAAATGACTACAGCAATGGGAATGACACTGTTCACGATACCGATCGTATCGACTATCGAGCATATGGCCATTGCAAAAGCTTTTg GGAAGGGCAAATCTCTAGACGCCACACAAGAGATGATCGCCCTGGGAGTTTGCAATATTTTCGGATCGTTTGTCCGTTCGATGCCAGTTACAGGATCCTTCACGCGAACAGCTGTCAATCATGCATCAGGCGTCAAAACCCCATTGGGGGGAATATTTACAG GCGGCTTAGTGTTGCTCGCAGTTAGTCTATTGGCTTCTACCTTCCGCTTTATACCAAAAGCGACTCTGGCTGGTCTCATCATATGTGCCATGTATTACATGCTTGATTTTCCGACGTACGCTTTACTGTGGCGTGCCAGAA AGATTGATTTCTTTGTGATGGTGCTGACACTACTCCCATGTGTTTTTCTTGGTTTGGAGTATGGTATCTTAATCGGCATAGTTATCAATCTTATGGCTTTACTATATTATTCAGCGCGACCTTCCATTGAGATGAAAATTGAACAG ATCGAGGGAGAAACCGTAATAATTGTCATACCCGAAGAAGCGATAGCCTTTCCAGCGGCAGAACGATTACGTGCTAACATAATGAAGCTTTCTAGAGAAAGTGAATGCAATGTGATACTTGATTGTAAGAACCTAAAGAGGATCGATGTTACGGTTGCTAAG AATATCAAGCTTCTAGCAATGGATCTTTCAGTACGTGGACAAACCATTGTTTGCAGTAATTGCTGCGAAAGTGTGGATGCCATTCTGAAGATCGTAGCGCCAGATTTATTAAACGTCAACAAAGATAAAGCTAATCATCACTGA
- the LOC140672901 gene encoding sodium-independent sulfate anion transporter isoform X5 has translation MYGLYAAFMASFIYVIFGSCENITIGPTAIMATMVQPLVIKYGADMAILITFLKGCIITLLGIFHLGFLLNFVSLPVITGFTSAAAINIASSQFKSLLGIPGRAENFLDSLIVIFKNVNQIRYQDTLLGIATIIVLVLLKNIPGRRTGTIFQKIGWFFALSRNALVVIIGTVVAYIFYINKQNPFNLTGSIGQGLPPFNPPPFSTTFQNRTYDFLEMTTAMGMTLFTIPIVSTIEHMAIAKAFGKGKSLDATQEMIALGVCNIFGSFVRSMPVTGSFTRTAVNHASGVKTPLGGIFTGGLVLLAVSLLASTFRFIPKATLAGLIICAMYYMLDFPTYALLWRARKIDFFVMVLTLLPCVFLGLEYGILIGIVINLMALLYYSARPSIEMKIEQIEGETVIIVIPEEAIAFPAAERLRANIMKLSRESECNVILDCKNLKRIDVTVAKNIKLLAMDLSVRGQTIVCSNCCESVDAILKIVAPDLLNVNKDKANHH, from the exons ATG tatgGACTGTATGCAGCATTTATGGCATCAttcatatatgttatttttggTTCTTGCGAAAACATCACTATTGGTCCAACAGCCATTATGGCTACCATGGTTCAACCgttagttataaaatatggtGCTGACATGGCTATATTAATCACTTTTCTAAAAGGATGTATTATTACGCTTTTAGGAATTTTTCACTTAG GATTTTTACTGAATTTCGTATCACTTCCGGTGATTACTGGCTTTACTTCAGCCGCGGCGATCAACATAGCATCCTCGCAATTTAAGTCACTTTTGGGTATTCCTGGTAGAGCTGAGAATTTTTTGGACTCTTTGATAGTGATCTTCAAGAACGTCAATCAGATTCGATATCAAGATACTTTGTTGGGCATTGCAACAATCATTGTCTTAGTTTTGCTCAag AATATACCAGGACGGCGTACAggaacaatttttcaaaaaataggATGGTTTTTTGCTTTGTCTCGCAATGCATTAGTCGTAATTATAGGCACCGTTGTagcgtatattttttacattaacaaACAAAATCCTTTTAATTTAACGG gttCGATTGGTCAAGGTTTACCACCGTTCAATCCTCCACCATTTTCTACAACATTTCAAAATCGTACATATGATTTTTTGGAAATGACTACAGCAATGGGAATGACACTGTTCACGATACCGATCGTATCGACTATCGAGCATATGGCCATTGCAAAAGCTTTTg GGAAGGGCAAATCTCTAGACGCCACACAAGAGATGATCGCCCTGGGAGTTTGCAATATTTTCGGATCGTTTGTCCGTTCGATGCCAGTTACAGGATCCTTCACGCGAACAGCTGTCAATCATGCATCAGGCGTCAAAACCCCATTGGGGGGAATATTTACAG GCGGCTTAGTGTTGCTCGCAGTTAGTCTATTGGCTTCTACCTTCCGCTTTATACCAAAAGCGACTCTGGCTGGTCTCATCATATGTGCCATGTATTACATGCTTGATTTTCCGACGTACGCTTTACTGTGGCGTGCCAGAA AGATTGATTTCTTTGTGATGGTGCTGACACTACTCCCATGTGTTTTTCTTGGTTTGGAGTATGGTATCTTAATCGGCATAGTTATCAATCTTATGGCTTTACTATATTATTCAGCGCGACCTTCCATTGAGATGAAAATTGAACAG ATCGAGGGAGAAACCGTAATAATTGTCATACCCGAAGAAGCGATAGCCTTTCCAGCGGCAGAACGATTACGTGCTAACATAATGAAGCTTTCTAGAGAAAGTGAATGCAATGTGATACTTGATTGTAAGAACCTAAAGAGGATCGATGTTACGGTTGCTAAG AATATCAAGCTTCTAGCAATGGATCTTTCAGTACGTGGACAAACCATTGTTTGCAGTAATTGCTGCGAAAGTGTGGATGCCATTCTGAAGATCGTAGCGCCAGATTTATTAAACGTCAACAAAGATAAAGCTAATCATCACTGA
- the LOC140672902 gene encoding uncharacterized protein: MNACQEIISTAKLVDASKYNLRCNRNVSEKMTKKDFIYDIRTPAQTTRKIRKQPIILPIQLRRKQATSSKMPQYTVISEKLDRGGSGDATVITDRRTLGYKCNFCHEPIATLFSLSTHVKFHCQTYCKICYWILRENETMEQHISNYH, from the exons ATGAACGCCTGCCAAGAAATTATATCAACCGCTAAGTTGGTGGATGCTTCCAAATACAATCTGCGATGTAACCGTAATGTAAGTgagaaaatgacaaaaaaggACTTCATTTATGATATTCGTACGCCTGCACAGACCACGAGAAAG ATACGAAAACAACCTATCATATTACCGATACAACTACGACGAAAACAGGCAACTAGTTCAAAAATGCCACAATACACGGTAATTTCCGAAAAATTGGATCGTGGTGGTAGCGGCGATGCGACTGtt attactgATCGACGTACTTTaggatataaatgtaatttttgtcaTGAACCAATCGCCACTTTATTTTCTCTATCGACCCACGTGAAATTTCACTGTCAAACATACTGCAAGATATGTTACTGGATTCTGCGCGAAAACGAGACGATGGAACAACATATCAGCAATTATCATTGA